Genomic segment of Phycodurus eques isolate BA_2022a chromosome 13, UOR_Pequ_1.1, whole genome shotgun sequence:
gttttacATACTTGAATTAAGAATAACAGCGATCATATCAGAGCGGagcttatttacatatcaaatattaatgagaaatcccgTCACCTCAACTGCCAGGTCTAAAAGAAGAACTAGAATaccttgaaaaagggcatcctgagctttttcaacccaaattatcttgcaaacctgatGAAGGGACCTCAACCgtagaaaaagaggaaaagaattcATCGCATGGGCCCTTTAAGTAAATGACTGAAGAATATAACGTATCATTAAAACCACTTTTTTCCATTTGCAGATCAAAGATGTGGGCTTCGACCAAGTCCACCAGCTAAGCAGAAACCTCCTGCAGTTCAGCCCGATCCGCACGATGAAGTCTCGTTGATTTGTCAGCCGGACAGCTCCAAGAAGCCTGTTAAACAAGAGCCTCATCAAGCCTGCGCGAGCACGGCCAAGGGTAGCGCCTACAGCCCGTCCGTTTGCGACGGAGCTGTGACTCCGGCACCGGTTGGCCTTTGGGAACACGTGCCCGCGCCAAAGGAGACGAAAAACCCCCTCCAGATGAAGCTGAAACTCTCCTCGTTGGACCAAAAGCTGAGGAGGAGTGCATGTGCGGTGCAACTAGTCAACGTGCTCACTGCAGCAGAGATGGAGGGGAAGATTCAGGAGAGCGGTCAAAAGAGGTGGCCCGTGCCGAAAGATTTGCGTCGCCACCAAGGCATACACACGGGCCACCGTCTTTGCTGCTTCACACCGTGCGAAAACGGCATTTGGCGACTACAAAACGTCATTGGCCACTCCCGCGACGGCTACACCTGCGGCGCCTGTGGCGAAACATTCAAACGGCGCAAGATTCTCCGCCGGCACGAGCGCTTCCACACCGGTGAAAAGCCATACTCGTGTTCCAAGTGTTCCAAGACATTTGCGCTCAGGAAGAGCCTCCGCCGACACATGAGATTCCACACGGGGGAGAGGCCGCACCAATGCGCACACTGTGGCAAAAGCTTCCGCCTGCGAGAAAATCTAAAAGCGCACCTGAGATTTCACACTGGGGAAAAGCCTTACCAATGCACCTTGTGTGGGAAGATGTTCAGGATCCAGGGGAACCTGGACAGACACAAACTCACCCCGTGTGGAATCTTTGTGCCGTCATTCCGGACCATCGCTGGCGTGTAGCCGGCGCTCCTACAGCCCCTTCGCACGCCACTAAACTTACTCGTCAAAACTGGCGTTTTCCCGTGACGTTGGTTCAGGAAGGCGACTCGGTTTGCAAAGGGGTGCGGAAGTTAAGATGAggattttgggaaaatattcccAATGGAAACTTTTCATGGGAACTAACTGGGATTTGAGGGTCATTGAATGGAGATGTATGACCGTCAAGCATGAATATAAACACTTTGTTCTGCCACAAACAGACATTCATGCAAAGTAAATGCCCACATACGGGGGGtagcattacagtaccttaagtGCTGCTTTTTTATTCCCCACTTCGTACTCGT
This window contains:
- the si:rp71-1g18.1 gene encoding zinc finger protein 473 homolog isoform X2; the encoded protein is MSADAVNIQTQVESVLSALVKVATAELAKLFESRYWASAASVQAGQDGDGNESPARLPCGERTRSIGVQVDEDIQPALKLHNGDCSRRCEKQQEAQGCRSVPLAGDHPQVKQAVAELSTLETDCGPQTDATLDDQRCGLRPSPPAKQKPPAVQPDPHDEVSLICQPDSSKKPVKQEPHQACASTAKGSAYSPSVCDGAVTPAPVGLWEHVPAPKETKNPLQMKLKLSSLDQKLRRSACAVQLVNVLTAAEMEGKIQESGQKRWPVPKDLRRHQGIHTGHRLCCFTPCENGIWRLQNVIGHSRDGYTCGACGETFKRRKILRRHERFHTGEKPYSCSKCSKTFALRKSLRRHMRFHTGERPHQCAHCGKSFRLRENLKAHLRFHTGEKPYQCTLCGKMFRIQGNLDRHKLTPCGIFVPSFRTIAGV
- the si:rp71-1g18.1 gene encoding zinc finger protein 79 isoform X1, giving the protein MSADAVNIQTQVESVLSALVKVATAELAKLFESRYWASAASVQAGQDGDGNESPARLPCGERTRSIGVQVDEDIQPALKLHNGDCSRRCEKQQEAQGCRSVPLAGDHPQVKVMSWLVKSWSSWKSESEHTHLAFSMSTTTTIRRPSCFLLCFLKQAVAELSTLETDCGPQTDATLDDQRCGLRPSPPAKQKPPAVQPDPHDEVSLICQPDSSKKPVKQEPHQACASTAKGSAYSPSVCDGAVTPAPVGLWEHVPAPKETKNPLQMKLKLSSLDQKLRRSACAVQLVNVLTAAEMEGKIQESGQKRWPVPKDLRRHQGIHTGHRLCCFTPCENGIWRLQNVIGHSRDGYTCGACGETFKRRKILRRHERFHTGEKPYSCSKCSKTFALRKSLRRHMRFHTGERPHQCAHCGKSFRLRENLKAHLRFHTGEKPYQCTLCGKMFRIQGNLDRHKLTPCGIFVPSFRTIAGV
- the si:rp71-1g18.1 gene encoding zinc finger and SCAN domain-containing protein 21 isoform X3, with product MSADAVNIQTQVESVLSALVKVATAELAKLFESRYWASAASVQAGQDGDGNESPARLPCGERTRSIGVQVDEDIQPALKLHNGDCSRRCEKQQEAQGCRSVPLAGDHPQVKAVAELSTLETDCGPQTDATLDDQRCGLRPSPPAKQKPPAVQPDPHDEVSLICQPDSSKKPVKQEPHQACASTAKGSAYSPSVCDGAVTPAPVGLWEHVPAPKETKNPLQMKLKLSSLDQKLRRSACAVQLVNVLTAAEMEGKIQESGQKRWPVPKDLRRHQGIHTGHRLCCFTPCENGIWRLQNVIGHSRDGYTCGACGETFKRRKILRRHERFHTGEKPYSCSKCSKTFALRKSLRRHMRFHTGERPHQCAHCGKSFRLRENLKAHLRFHTGEKPYQCTLCGKMFRIQGNLDRHKLTPCGIFVPSFRTIAGV